A DNA window from Thiopseudomonas alkaliphila contains the following coding sequences:
- a CDS encoding TOBE domain-containing protein — protein MSKKTMALGLQGQIWLTAGERSIGGHGRMDLLSRIAELGSISQAAKSMKMSYKAAWDAVDHMNNLAGQPLVHRTTGGKGGGSTVLTERGMQLIENFKQLEDMHQRFLQQLSLHANSMADDLLVIRRLGMKTSARNQFFGTVKTVAKGAVNDEVQLEIPGGHLITATVTSASVKELGLTQGAEAFALIKASSIILVTEADDVKFSARNQLTGVVERIQTGAVNTEVVVNLSDSGSVAAIVTNESAKNLQLKKGSSVTALFKASSVIVGVPL, from the coding sequence ATGAGTAAAAAAACGATGGCCTTAGGCTTACAAGGGCAAATTTGGCTGACCGCTGGCGAGCGCAGTATCGGTGGGCATGGCCGTATGGATTTACTGTCGCGCATTGCCGAGCTTGGTTCTATTTCGCAGGCAGCTAAATCTATGAAGATGAGCTACAAAGCGGCGTGGGATGCTGTGGATCACATGAACAACCTTGCCGGGCAGCCGTTGGTGCATCGCACCACGGGTGGTAAAGGCGGCGGCTCAACAGTACTTACCGAGCGCGGCATGCAATTGATTGAAAACTTTAAACAGCTAGAAGATATGCACCAACGCTTTTTACAGCAACTGAGTCTGCATGCGAACAGCATGGCAGATGATTTATTAGTCATTCGGAGATTAGGCATGAAAACCAGCGCCCGTAACCAATTTTTTGGCACCGTAAAAACCGTCGCTAAAGGCGCAGTCAATGATGAAGTGCAACTGGAAATTCCAGGCGGGCACCTCATTACAGCTACCGTCACCAGCGCTAGCGTTAAAGAACTTGGCTTAACCCAAGGTGCAGAAGCCTTTGCACTAATTAAGGCCTCATCAATTATTTTGGTAACCGAAGCCGATGACGTTAAGTTTTCTGCACGTAACCAGTTAACCGGCGTTGTAGAGCGTATTCAAACCGGTGCGGTAAACACTGAAGTGGTGGTTAACCTGTCCGATAGTGGCAGCGTTGCAGCGATTGTCACCAATGAAAGCGCTAAAAACTTGCAGCTTAAAAAAGGCAGTTCGGTTACGGCGTTATTTAAAGCCTCTAGCGTGATTGTGGGCGTGCCACTCTAA
- a CDS encoding AraC family transcriptional regulator, which produces MSPALLDLNQLTQLPRPIYGQAESLPNHVLDFWHSHPWVQFSYALQGVLEVKTASGRYIAPPQRGIWIPQGIEHRVTSQPQTVVRSLYIDSAAAPWGSTDCRVLEVNLLLRELIRAFSQLPIEYDEDSAAGRLASVLLDQLAAAPKHDLMLPLPEDSRLKRITEQLSQHPENPTTLEQWAEQLTVSSKTLSRLFIKETGLTFREWRQRLRLLSALSLLEQQQPVTEVAFSCGYESVSAFIAAFKQLFSATPKAFFDIQT; this is translated from the coding sequence ATGAGCCCTGCCTTACTGGATCTCAATCAATTAACACAGCTACCACGACCTATTTACGGACAAGCTGAATCACTGCCCAATCATGTCTTGGATTTTTGGCATAGCCACCCGTGGGTGCAGTTTTCCTATGCGTTACAAGGGGTGCTGGAGGTAAAAACCGCAAGCGGCCGTTACATAGCGCCGCCACAACGGGGTATTTGGATTCCCCAAGGCATCGAACACCGGGTGACTAGCCAACCGCAAACTGTGGTGCGCAGCTTATATATTGATTCGGCAGCAGCCCCCTGGGGCAGTACTGACTGCAGGGTGCTGGAAGTCAATTTATTACTCAGGGAGTTAATCCGTGCCTTTAGCCAGCTGCCGATTGAGTACGATGAAGACTCTGCTGCTGGGCGTTTAGCCAGCGTATTACTGGATCAACTAGCCGCTGCTCCCAAGCACGATTTAATGCTGCCGCTACCTGAAGACTCGCGGCTAAAACGCATTACCGAGCAATTAAGCCAGCACCCAGAAAACCCCACCACGCTGGAGCAGTGGGCTGAGCAACTGACTGTTTCGAGCAAAACCTTAAGTCGCTTATTTATTAAGGAAACAGGACTGACCTTTCGTGAATGGCGTCAACGCCTAAGATTGCTCAGCGCACTTTCCCTACTCGAACAGCAACAACCGGTTACTGAAGTAGCCTTTAGCTGCGGTTACGAATCGGTATCGGCATTTATTGCTGCGTTTAAACAACTTTTTTCAGCTACGCCTAAGGCGTTTTTTGACATTCAAACTTAA
- the moaE gene encoding molybdopterin synthase catalytic subunit MoaE: MQISVQTDAFDAGQLLNQMQAKQLGIGAVASFVGYVRDYNQDAAVSELLLEHYPGMTEKALEKIVEQAEQRWPLLRVKVVHRVGLLGLGEPIVFVAVASAHRQAAFAACEFIMDYLKTRAPFWKKEHTEQGARWVDGRDSDQQAAARWTEKSSC, translated from the coding sequence ATGCAAATTTCTGTACAAACCGATGCCTTTGATGCGGGGCAGTTACTGAATCAAATGCAGGCTAAACAGCTAGGCATAGGCGCAGTAGCGAGTTTTGTGGGCTATGTGCGTGACTACAATCAGGACGCTGCCGTGAGCGAGTTATTGCTTGAGCACTACCCAGGCATGACGGAAAAAGCGCTAGAGAAAATCGTTGAACAAGCCGAACAACGTTGGCCGCTGCTGCGAGTTAAGGTGGTGCATCGCGTGGGTTTGTTAGGATTAGGCGAGCCGATTGTTTTTGTTGCGGTAGCTAGCGCACATCGACAGGCTGCATTTGCAGCCTGCGAGTTTATTATGGATTACTTAAAAACCCGCGCACCCTTTTGGAAAAAAGAGCATACCGAGCAGGGCGCACGTTGGGTGGATGGGCGCGATTCGGATCAACAAGCTGCCGCGCGCTGGACGGAGAAATCATCATGTTAG
- a CDS encoding molybdopterin molybdotransferase MoeA produces MLAVCDRDSLRSVEQAIAALQARITQLPRSEIISLKHAAGRVLREPITASLNMPAWDNSAMDGYAFNFAQAQAAGFSLPVSGRIIAGDTEAHELLAHTAVRIFTGAPLPAGADTVAAQEDCQLDEQQRVTLPEQKQGQHVRYQAEELKIGQPVLAQGTMLRAQEIGLLASLGYSEVQVYRPLRVGLISSGNELRELGESLEPGQIYDVNRYSIGSLLEGWGFDLQCYGIMPDHVQASAHILAEAAAENDVLISTAGVSVGEEDHLKAAIEQLGELHLWRVAIQPGKPLAFGEVRDTPWVGLPGNPAAAFVTALIIARPFLRQAQGVTTEEVLGMQLPADFSSTKQRPRRQYLRAKLQLKQNASWVSVHPNQGSAMLTAASWADGLALVEANSQVHERDLVTFIPFSQLVAL; encoded by the coding sequence ATGTTAGCTGTTTGTGATCGCGATTCATTACGTAGTGTCGAGCAAGCCATTGCTGCGCTGCAAGCACGTATTACGCAGTTGCCGCGTAGTGAAATTATCTCGCTAAAACATGCCGCTGGCCGGGTGCTGCGCGAACCGATTACCGCTTCACTGAATATGCCGGCGTGGGATAACAGCGCGATGGATGGTTACGCGTTTAATTTTGCCCAAGCGCAAGCGGCGGGCTTTAGCTTGCCGGTGAGCGGGCGAATTATTGCTGGCGATACCGAAGCTCATGAGTTGCTGGCGCATACCGCTGTGCGTATTTTTACCGGTGCGCCCTTACCGGCAGGCGCAGATACGGTGGCTGCCCAAGAAGACTGCCAACTAGATGAACAGCAGCGAGTAACACTGCCTGAGCAAAAACAAGGCCAGCATGTACGTTATCAGGCCGAAGAGCTAAAGATAGGGCAGCCCGTGTTGGCACAAGGCACGATGCTGCGCGCACAAGAAATTGGTTTGCTAGCCAGTTTGGGTTACAGCGAGGTACAAGTTTATCGCCCGTTACGTGTGGGCTTAATCAGTAGCGGCAATGAGCTGCGTGAACTGGGTGAAAGTTTAGAACCTGGGCAAATTTACGATGTAAACCGTTACAGCATTGGTAGTTTGCTAGAAGGCTGGGGCTTTGATCTGCAGTGCTACGGCATCATGCCTGATCATGTGCAGGCTTCAGCGCACATATTGGCAGAGGCAGCCGCAGAAAATGACGTACTAATCAGCACCGCTGGTGTATCTGTAGGTGAGGAAGATCATCTTAAAGCAGCCATTGAGCAGTTAGGCGAGTTGCATTTATGGCGAGTGGCTATTCAACCGGGTAAACCGCTGGCGTTTGGTGAAGTAAGGGATACCCCCTGGGTTGGCTTGCCGGGTAATCCTGCTGCAGCATTTGTGACCGCCTTGATAATTGCACGGCCATTTTTGCGTCAAGCCCAAGGTGTCACCACAGAAGAGGTATTAGGTATGCAATTGCCGGCAGATTTTAGCTCCACTAAGCAGCGCCCAAGACGCCAGTATTTGCGGGCTAAACTTCAGCTAAAACAAAATGCCAGCTGGGTCAGCGTGCATCCAAACCAAGGTTCAGCCATGTTAACCGCAGCTAGTTGGGCTGATGGGTTAGCGCTGGTAGAAGCTAACAGTCAAGTGCATGAGCGCGATCTAGTCACCTTTATTCCCTTTAGCCAGCTCGTAGCCTTATAA
- the moaD gene encoding molybdopterin converting factor subunit 1: protein MIAVHYFARYREQLGLSQETIEWQPELSTLAALRDYLLTRGEAWQVLADTGLMCARNQELCDLNEPLRAGDEVAFFPTVTGG, encoded by the coding sequence ATGATTGCGGTGCATTACTTTGCGCGGTATCGCGAACAGCTTGGCTTAAGCCAAGAAACCATTGAATGGCAGCCAGAACTTTCTACCTTAGCGGCGTTGCGTGATTACTTGCTCACCCGTGGCGAAGCGTGGCAAGTGCTAGCAGACACTGGGCTAATGTGCGCCCGCAACCAAGAACTGTGTGATTTAAACGAGCCATTACGCGCTGGCGATGAGGTGGCATTTTTCCCCACGGTAACCGGAGGCTAA
- a CDS encoding DksA/TraR family C4-type zinc finger protein: MATGWAKEGAVQEQIDDSIDDAVQRARRQLPQGESLSHCEECDAPIPEARRQALPGVRLCVPCQTKIDQQEAAFSGYNRRGSKDSQLR, translated from the coding sequence ATGGCAACGGGATGGGCTAAAGAAGGCGCAGTACAAGAACAAATTGACGACAGCATTGACGATGCCGTGCAACGAGCACGTCGCCAATTACCCCAAGGTGAAAGCTTAAGTCATTGTGAAGAATGCGACGCGCCGATTCCTGAGGCGCGCCGCCAAGCTCTACCGGGTGTGCGTTTATGTGTGCCTTGCCAAACTAAAATCGATCAACAAGAAGCGGCGTTTAGCGGCTACAACCGCCGCGGCAGTAAAGACAGCCAATTGCGTTAG
- the ycaO gene encoding 30S ribosomal protein S12 methylthiotransferase accessory factor YcaO, giving the protein MLTEQTFIAGKDAALETTIERFQQQLQNIGFNIEQASWLNPVPNVWSVHIHDRDCPQCFTNGKGTTKKAALASALGEFLERLSCNYFFADFYLGEQIANSEFVHYPNERWFELTDNQQLPAGLLDQRLLDFYQAEQPLQANALIDLQSDNFERGICALPFVRQADQQKVYIPMNIIGNLYVSNGMSAGNSRDEARVQALSEILERYVKNRVLIDAISLPEIPAAVLARYPLVVEAMQAIEAQGFPLYAFDASLGGEFPVISVVLFNPSNGTCFASFGAHPDFSVALERTVTELLQGRSLKQLDVFLPPTFDNDQVADYTNLETHFTDSSGLVSWDLFSQQADYEFVDWSFKGSSTAEEFANLLAIVQQQGTDAYIADYQHLGIDACRIIVPGLSEIYEVEDLELANNNMGQDLRELVLNLADSDWQEEEYLELIDALTEEGFDDFMPIAELIGVVPTAGSVLAGLRIGELKAMLALAGGDFAAAMEWTEWTLAFNSSVFSAERQNYYRCLHAFLSFELDGTEREFADYLPAFNRMYGAAVVQQVQQVVNGELRFAGLETVDNNLTQLPAHQRLLEAYQKLQRAKRSA; this is encoded by the coding sequence ATGTTGACTGAACAAACCTTTATTGCCGGCAAAGACGCGGCTTTAGAAACTACCATTGAGCGTTTTCAGCAGCAGCTGCAAAACATAGGCTTTAATATCGAGCAGGCTTCATGGCTTAACCCGGTGCCCAATGTCTGGTCGGTGCATATTCATGACCGTGATTGCCCGCAGTGCTTTACTAACGGTAAAGGCACCACTAAAAAAGCGGCATTGGCTTCGGCTTTAGGTGAGTTTCTTGAGCGCTTATCTTGCAACTATTTTTTTGCCGATTTTTATTTGGGTGAGCAAATCGCCAACAGTGAGTTTGTGCATTATCCCAATGAGCGTTGGTTTGAATTAACCGATAACCAACAATTACCCGCAGGGCTGCTGGATCAGCGTTTATTAGATTTTTATCAAGCCGAGCAGCCGTTACAAGCCAATGCTTTGATTGATTTACAGTCTGATAACTTTGAGCGCGGCATTTGTGCGCTGCCCTTTGTGCGTCAGGCCGATCAGCAAAAAGTATATATTCCGATGAATATTATCGGCAACTTGTATGTATCTAATGGTATGTCGGCGGGTAATAGTCGTGATGAGGCGCGGGTGCAAGCGCTATCGGAGATTTTGGAGCGCTATGTAAAAAACCGAGTATTAATTGATGCCATTAGCCTGCCAGAAATTCCAGCCGCAGTGTTAGCGCGCTATCCGCTAGTAGTAGAGGCGATGCAAGCGATTGAGGCGCAGGGTTTTCCGCTGTATGCCTTTGATGCTTCGCTAGGTGGCGAGTTTCCGGTTATTAGTGTGGTGTTATTTAACCCAAGCAACGGCACTTGTTTTGCCTCCTTTGGCGCACACCCTGATTTTTCCGTAGCCTTAGAGCGCACCGTAACCGAGTTATTGCAAGGCCGTAGCCTAAAGCAGCTGGATGTGTTTTTACCACCGACCTTTGATAACGACCAAGTAGCCGATTACACCAACCTAGAAACTCACTTTACCGATTCAAGTGGTTTAGTTTCTTGGGATTTATTTAGTCAGCAGGCTGATTATGAGTTTGTCGACTGGAGCTTTAAAGGCAGTAGTACTGCTGAAGAGTTTGCCAACTTATTAGCAATTGTGCAGCAGCAAGGAACTGATGCTTATATTGCCGATTATCAGCACCTAGGGATTGACGCTTGCCGCATTATTGTGCCGGGACTGTCTGAAATTTATGAAGTGGAAGACTTAGAGTTAGCCAATAACAACATGGGGCAAGACTTACGTGAACTGGTGCTGAATCTTGCAGACAGTGATTGGCAAGAAGAAGAGTATTTAGAGTTAATTGATGCCTTAACCGAAGAGGGTTTTGATGACTTTATGCCAATTGCCGAGCTAATCGGTGTAGTGCCTACCGCAGGCTCGGTACTGGCTGGGCTGCGTATTGGCGAATTAAAAGCAATGTTGGCGCTGGCTGGTGGTGACTTTGCAGCCGCCATGGAATGGACCGAGTGGACACTGGCCTTTAATAGCAGCGTGTTTTCAGCAGAGCGGCAAAACTATTACCGTTGCCTACATGCATTCCTTAGTTTTGAGTTAGACGGCACCGAGCGCGAATTTGCGGACTACTTGCCTGCATTTAATCGTATGTACGGCGCCGCGGTCGTTCAGCAAGTACAACAGGTAGTAAACGGCGAGTTGCGTTTTGCTGGCTTAGAAACAGTAGACAACAACTTAACCCAGCTTCCTGCCCACCAACGTTTACTCGAGGCTTATCAAAAGTTGCAGCGAGCAAAAAGATCAGCATAA
- a CDS encoding sensor histidine kinase, translating into MSAKQPLARRIIIAFTLMTLLVSGIFSLSIVAIVHFIEEHLVSQELHRELNIVVHEDLANQRPPRLDPSTHFYAQGSTDYPIPPQFAKAKLGFAEMVDGDEAFYVYRQDIDGTRYLLVQEQHEFEARENALFRVVLAGFIISVIAAWLLGKAMARTIMQPVSRLAEQVQQRDQLLAGAPPLAAEYAADEIGHLAAAFDQTLGALRDTLAREKLFTSDVSHELRTPLMIIAGSCELLEAAELTPKQREQLQRIQRASNEMQDLVQTFLMLARGRSSAPTLTDSATLIEVAQQQYAQWQPAFAQKGLTFDYQVQSQPSAIRYNHTLLRTVIANLLRNALHYTEQGQVQLSLNQQGFSVTDTGVGIAPELQEDLFQPFIRGSNARGEGLGLGLSLVRRICQQQGWQIEVLPTPIGSCFQVQLSPPDSSLG; encoded by the coding sequence ATGTCAGCCAAACAACCCCTCGCCCGGCGCATTATTATTGCCTTTACCCTGATGACCTTACTGGTCAGTGGCATCTTTTCCTTAAGTATTGTGGCGATTGTGCACTTTATTGAGGAGCATCTGGTCTCCCAAGAGCTGCACCGTGAATTAAATATTGTGGTGCACGAAGATTTAGCCAATCAGCGCCCACCTAGACTTGATCCCAGCACGCATTTTTATGCCCAAGGTTCAACCGATTACCCAATCCCACCGCAATTTGCTAAAGCCAAACTGGGCTTTGCCGAAATGGTTGATGGCGACGAGGCATTCTATGTCTATCGCCAAGATATAGACGGCACTCGCTATTTATTAGTCCAAGAGCAGCACGAATTTGAAGCTCGGGAAAATGCACTATTTAGAGTGGTGCTGGCGGGCTTTATTATCAGTGTGATCGCTGCCTGGTTACTAGGTAAAGCTATGGCGCGCACCATTATGCAACCGGTCAGCCGCTTGGCCGAACAAGTGCAACAACGGGATCAACTTCTGGCCGGCGCACCGCCCTTAGCCGCAGAATATGCGGCCGATGAAATTGGGCATCTTGCCGCTGCCTTTGATCAAACCCTTGGCGCTCTGCGCGATACTCTCGCTCGGGAAAAACTCTTTACCAGCGATGTGAGCCATGAACTACGCACGCCGCTAATGATTATTGCCGGCTCTTGTGAGTTACTAGAGGCCGCTGAGCTAACGCCCAAACAGCGTGAACAATTACAACGCATTCAGCGCGCCAGCAATGAAATGCAAGATTTAGTGCAAACCTTTTTAATGCTCGCCCGTGGCCGTAGTAGCGCTCCGACCTTAACCGATAGTGCCACCTTGATTGAGGTCGCCCAGCAGCAATACGCCCAATGGCAACCCGCCTTTGCGCAAAAAGGGCTGACCTTTGACTATCAAGTTCAAAGCCAGCCTAGCGCCATCCGCTATAACCACACCTTATTACGTACAGTCATAGCTAATTTACTGCGCAATGCCCTGCACTATACGGAACAAGGTCAGGTACAACTGAGTCTGAACCAACAAGGCTTTAGCGTAACGGATACCGGTGTAGGAATTGCACCTGAGCTACAAGAAGATTTATTTCAGCCGTTTATTCGTGGCAGCAATGCCCGTGGTGAAGGCTTAGGATTAGGCTTATCCTTAGTGCGGCGCATTTGCCAACAGCAAGGCTGGCAGATTGAGGTACTCCCTACTCCGATCGGCAGTTGTTTTCAGGTGCAGCTATCCCCGCCTGATTCTTCTCTTGGCTAG
- a CDS encoding bile acid:sodium symporter family protein yields the protein MAKLRILFDNFTLILIAVIVTASLLPAHGQGALVFEWITAFAIALLFFLHGSKLSRSAIIAGAMHWRLHLLVFACTFILFPILMLGLQPVLRPLLGDELWVGMLYLSALPGTVQSAIAFTSMARGNIPAAVCNASASSLVGILVTPLLVKILLDADAGTTGMLEAVLKISVQLLLPFIAGHLMRRWIGDWIDRNRNWLKNVDQGSILLVVYTAFSAAVVGGLWSAVPPLSLLLLTVVCSVILAIVLWMTTTLARRLHFNKEDEITIVFCGSKKSMATGVPMAQVLFAGGAVGPAILPLMIFHQIQLMVCAVMAQHYAKRENLPED from the coding sequence TTGGCCAAGTTACGTATTTTATTTGATAACTTTACTCTGATTTTAATCGCTGTCATTGTTACGGCTTCGCTGTTGCCGGCCCATGGTCAAGGCGCGTTGGTGTTTGAGTGGATCACAGCCTTTGCCATTGCACTGTTGTTCTTTTTACATGGCTCTAAATTATCGCGCAGTGCGATTATTGCCGGTGCTATGCATTGGCGACTGCACTTGTTGGTGTTTGCCTGCACCTTTATTTTATTTCCTATTTTAATGCTTGGTTTGCAGCCGGTGCTGCGTCCGCTACTGGGTGATGAGTTATGGGTGGGGATGCTGTATTTATCGGCTTTGCCAGGCACCGTGCAATCGGCGATTGCTTTTACGTCCATGGCGCGGGGCAATATACCGGCCGCGGTGTGTAATGCTTCGGCGTCGAGCTTGGTGGGGATTTTAGTCACCCCGCTGTTGGTCAAAATCTTGTTAGATGCCGATGCGGGAACCACTGGAATGTTAGAGGCGGTGCTAAAAATCAGTGTGCAATTATTACTGCCGTTTATTGCCGGGCACCTTATGCGTCGTTGGATTGGCGACTGGATTGATCGCAACCGTAACTGGTTAAAAAATGTCGATCAAGGCTCTATTTTATTAGTGGTCTACACCGCCTTTAGTGCGGCAGTGGTTGGTGGCTTATGGAGCGCTGTGCCGCCGTTATCGCTGTTGTTACTCACGGTGGTTTGTAGCGTAATTTTAGCCATAGTGCTATGGATGACCACCACGCTGGCGCGCCGGTTACACTTTAATAAAGAAGATGAAATCACCATTGTGTTTTGTGGCTCGAAAAAAAGTATGGCCACCGGTGTTCCTATGGCCCAGGTGTTATTTGCCGGTGGTGCAGTAGGTCCTGCGATCTTGCCGCTGATGATTTTCCACCAAATCCAATTGATGGTGTGTGCCGTGATGGCACAGCATTACGCTAAGCGTGAAAATCTACCCGAAGATTGA
- the yccS gene encoding YccS family putative transporter: MAVFTLRLPLRRVWAIDKFGPSVRFFIALTICMAWSWSQHNMQQLIPLFLGVIASALAESDDTWQGRLVTLLVTLGCFLITATAVELLYPHPLLFGISLSVATFALIMFGAVSERYGTIAFATLVLSIYTMIGLEQKGDQPIILFDDSLVLLSGAAIYGVISVIWHGLFAQQPLQQSLARLFRRQCEYLKIKSTLFEPLRNMDVESHRLALAQQNSRVVAALNDTKNIILHRVGGGRPSPKVSRYLKLYFLAQDIHERASSSHYPYQELAEAFFHSDVLFRCLRLLRQQGDACKALAKAIQFKQPFDYGAGHTAALEDLQAAILYLRQQNNSEWRDLLRSLRALANNLSTLDSLLSDAANPDALALSQDTMILDRDPKTLREAWERIVQQLTPNSLLFRHALRLSLVVAVSFSVMQWLHPHQGFWILLTALFVCRPNYGATRVKLVERIIGTIAGLGASWVLFTLFPYLWVQALFAVAAGVAFFATRTTHYMLSTAFITLMVLFCFNQIGDGYHLFLPRLTDTLIGAAIAGLAVLLILPDWQGRRLNLVVANTLTANSHYLQQIMQEYQTGKTNDMSYRVARRDAHNADAALSVTLANMLKEPGHFRKETDVGFRFLLLSHTLLGYISALGAHRQLLADAPTYSNLSAEAQLLVNSLEALAEQLKQRQTIELINETEQQQTVRLRHLDSEEDDTLRLLQTQLLLISQQLASLRSLAASISKPLLKTKKSA; the protein is encoded by the coding sequence ATGGCTGTGTTCACCCTACGCTTACCCTTACGCCGAGTGTGGGCGATTGATAAGTTTGGCCCCAGTGTGCGCTTTTTTATCGCGCTGACTATTTGCATGGCTTGGAGCTGGTCGCAGCATAATATGCAGCAGCTAATTCCTCTGTTCTTAGGAGTGATTGCCAGTGCACTGGCTGAATCAGATGACACTTGGCAAGGTCGTCTAGTCACGTTGTTAGTTACCTTAGGCTGCTTTTTAATCACTGCCACCGCGGTCGAGCTGCTCTACCCTCACCCTTTGCTGTTTGGTATTAGCCTCAGTGTGGCAACCTTTGCCTTGATTATGTTTGGTGCAGTGAGTGAGCGCTACGGCACCATTGCCTTTGCCACCTTAGTACTGTCGATTTACACCATGATCGGTTTAGAACAAAAAGGTGATCAGCCCATTATCTTATTTGATGATTCTTTAGTATTGCTTAGCGGGGCGGCTATTTATGGGGTGATCTCGGTCATTTGGCATGGACTGTTTGCCCAACAGCCTCTGCAGCAAAGCTTAGCGCGATTATTTCGTCGTCAATGTGAGTACTTAAAAATTAAGTCCACCCTATTTGAACCGCTACGTAATATGGATGTGGAGAGTCATCGTTTAGCCTTAGCCCAGCAAAATAGCCGAGTAGTAGCGGCCCTCAATGACACCAAAAATATCATCCTACACCGTGTAGGTGGCGGTCGCCCGAGCCCTAAAGTTAGTCGCTACCTGAAGTTATATTTTTTAGCCCAAGATATTCACGAGCGCGCCAGCTCTTCGCATTACCCTTACCAAGAACTAGCTGAAGCTTTCTTCCACAGCGATGTGCTGTTTCGCTGTTTACGTTTATTGCGCCAGCAAGGTGATGCCTGCAAGGCGCTGGCCAAGGCGATTCAGTTTAAGCAGCCGTTCGATTACGGTGCGGGGCACACCGCAGCGTTAGAGGATTTACAAGCAGCAATTTTATATTTACGCCAACAAAACAATTCCGAATGGCGAGATTTACTGCGCTCATTGCGCGCGCTGGCTAACAACCTCAGTACCCTCGATAGTTTACTAAGTGATGCCGCTAATCCTGATGCACTGGCGCTGAGCCAAGACACTATGATATTAGACCGTGATCCTAAAACCTTACGTGAGGCTTGGGAGCGGATCGTACAGCAACTTACACCTAACTCTTTACTGTTTCGCCATGCGCTGCGTTTATCCTTAGTAGTAGCAGTGAGTTTTAGTGTGATGCAATGGCTGCATCCCCATCAAGGCTTTTGGATTTTACTGACTGCGCTATTTGTCTGCCGGCCGAACTATGGTGCTACTCGAGTTAAATTAGTAGAGCGGATTATTGGCACTATTGCCGGCTTGGGTGCCAGCTGGGTGTTGTTTACCCTGTTTCCTTATTTATGGGTACAAGCGCTATTTGCGGTGGCCGCTGGGGTGGCTTTTTTTGCCACCCGCACCACCCACTATATGTTGTCGACCGCCTTTATTACCTTGATGGTGCTGTTTTGTTTTAACCAAATTGGTGACGGTTATCATCTGTTTTTACCGCGCTTAACCGATACCTTAATTGGTGCGGCGATTGCAGGTTTAGCAGTGTTATTAATTCTTCCTGACTGGCAAGGCCGGCGCTTAAACCTGGTAGTGGCTAACACCCTAACCGCTAATAGCCATTACCTACAGCAAATTATGCAGGAGTATCAAACCGGTAAAACCAACGATATGAGTTATCGGGTAGCACGCCGCGATGCCCATAATGCCGATGCTGCGCTCTCTGTTACCTTAGCCAATATGCTCAAAGAACCGGGACATTTTCGTAAAGAAACCGATGTTGGTTTTCGCTTTTTACTGCTGTCGCACACCTTGCTAGGCTATATTTCGGCGCTAGGTGCCCATCGTCAACTACTGGCAGATGCCCCGACCTATAGCAATTTATCCGCTGAGGCGCAGTTACTGGTTAACAGTTTAGAGGCCTTAGCAGAACAACTGAAACAACGGCAAACCATCGAGCTGATCAATGAAACCGAACAGCAACAAACTGTACGCTTACGCCATCTCGACAGCGAAGAGGACGACACCCTGCGGCTATTACAAACTCAGCTCTTGCTGATCAGCCAGCAGCTGGCCTCCTTGCGCAGCCTCGCTGCCAGCATTAGTAAACCACTACTGAAAACAAAAAAATCTGCCTAG